The sequence GACGCTCGGCCATCTCCATGATGGTCTCATAGAGGTTGGTGGTCTCGAGGTCCCCCAGCTTGGCCAGGAAGGACTGGAGGCGGCTGGCGATCAATTCTTCCAGCCCCATCTCCTCGATCTCGCGCTGCGTGTCCTCGGCCCCCTTCCCCAGGAAGAAGGCGAAGTCCTGCACGTGCAGGGTCTCGTTGGCGCTGAGGATCGCGGCGCGCTTGATGACGTTTTCCAGCTCGCGGATGTTTCCCGGCCAGCGGTAGCCCTCTAGCATTTGCATGGCCTCGGGGGAAAGCGTCTTCCGCGGGACCCCCGTTTCCTGGCTCAATTTGGCCAAAAAGTACTCGCAGAGCAGGGGGATGTCCTCCTTGCGCTCCCGCAGGGGGGGCAGGTGGATGGGGATGACGTTGAGGCGGAAGAAGAGGTCCTCCCGGAACTTTTTTTCCTTCACCATCTTTTCGAGATTTTGGTTGGTGGCCGCCAGGATGCGCACGTCGACGGACTTGGCCTCGGAAGAGCCCAGGCGCTGCACCTCTTTTTCCTGGAGGACGCGCAGCAGCTTGGCCTGGAGGGGGAGCGGCAGGTCGCCGACCTCGTCCAGGAAGAGGGTGCCGTTGTTGGCGATCTCGAAGTGGCCGGGGCGGTTTTCCTCGGCGCCGGTGAAGGCACCCTTGCGGTACCCGAAGAGCTCGCTCTCCAGCAGGTCGCGGGGGATGGCCGCGCAGTTCACGGCGACGAAGGGGCCCTTGGCGCGGGGGCTGTTTTGGTGGATGGCCTTGGCGATCAGCTCTTTGCCGGTGCCTG is a genomic window of Deltaproteobacteria bacterium PRO3 containing:
- a CDS encoding sigma-54-dependent Fis family transcriptional regulator, whose product is KMPSLSGLEVLDQLKKDQVKTAIVIMTAQDTMRNAVDAMKKGAYDYITKPFELDELEMIVDKAVEARRLAEEVQSLRREVNGLKVDKEAKIVGQSRAVREVYKTIGKVAANDVSILITGESGTGKELIAKAIHQNSPRAKGPFVAVNCAAIPRDLLESELFGYRKGAFTGAEENRPGHFEIANNGTLFLDEVGDLPLPLQAKLLRVLQEKEVQRLGSSEAKSVDVRILAATNQNLEKMVKEKKFREDLFFRLNVIPIHLPPLRERKEDIPLLCEYFLAKLSQETGVPRKTLSPEAMQMLEGYRWPGNIRELENVIKRAAILSANETLHVQDFAFFLGKGAEDTQREIEEMGLEELIASRLQSFLAKLGDLETTNLYETIMEMAERPLIRLILKQTGQNQIRAAKILGINRNTLRKKIRTLKIAVKEEL